From Verrucomicrobiota bacterium:
CCCGGTCTTTTGTCGAAACTTCGGGAGTATTAGTCTGAGACATGCGTATCATTTTGGGTTTACCCATCCTAAAAGGAAAGCCTGCATCAAATCCAGTATGGGCTCATTCTGGATTATTTTGATCTTAATGGGCGGAATACTCTGGGTATTATTTTTCCAAGATTGTTTTACGTAAAATTTCCTTAGTTAAAACCTCTGGCAAAATGACCGGTTGGGATAGACCGGGGGGGTAATAGAGATAGAGAGGAACCCCTGATCGCCCGAATTCCTTGAGTGTAGCTGTAATTTGGGGGTTATAACTCGTCCAATCAGCAATAAGGAAAAGGACGTCTTTATCTTTAAATAAATCTTGAATTTCTTCGGTCTTTAAAACAGCCCGTTCATTTACCTTACAAGACAGGCACCAATCCGCCGTGAAATCCACAAAGACAGCTTGTCCGTTTTTGAGTGCTTCTTGGACCCTTTGGGGGCTCCACTTGAGTGATGATGAGACAGTATTTTCTCCTGGCTTTTCAGGATTCGTTTTTAATGCGGGAATAACCAATGTCAAAAATCCAACCAAGGTAATGAGTAAGGCGATTAAAAATCCTGATTGTTTCCCTGTGACTTGAAATTTCCCATAAATCCAAAATCCAAAGGAGACTACGAGAAGGAAAAAGAGAACGAGTGTCGTCGCATCGCGCCCTTGTTGTGCATTAAATACCCAGATAAGCCAAATAGCAGTCGCCAGCATTGGAAATCCGAGGAATTGTTTGGCGGTATTCATCCACGCACCGGGTTTGGGGAGGAATTTGAGGAGTGAGGGGAATGCGGAGAGGATGACATAGGGGGTGGCCAAACCGAGGCCAATCGCCGTAAAAATCAGGATAATGACCCAAGCTGGTTGGACAAAAGCGAATCCCAGTGCAGCCCCCATGAATGGTGCGGTACAAGGTGTGGCTAAAACCACAGCCAAGACCCCGTTAAAGAAAGCCCCAGAAACGCCGCTTTTTTGGGCAAGCTGCATCGTACTAGCGGTAGGAAAAAATAGGACCTCAAAAACACCAAATAAATTCAGCGTGATTAATAGGCAAAGCGTGATCATGGCTAATACATAAGCAGGACTTTGGAACTGGAATCCCCATCCGATTTGATGGCCTGCAAATTGTACAGCCAGTGTTGCAGCAGTAAGGCCCCACATGGAGATCAGTATTCCAAGAGCGAACCAGAGACCTAGTTTGAATGTTTGCCCCTTAGAATCTTGTGAATGCTGGACAAAACTGATTATTTTCAGGGAAATGACAGGTAATACACAAGGCATGATATTGAGGATGATCCCACCAGCAAAGGCGAGTAGGAACATAAATGCAATTTGTATGGGGTAGGGGAGACTCTGATTTGAATCAGCGGATTGAGGTAAATGATCTTGATCAATGGCTGCCGATGTGAAAACTAATGGTAAATCAATGGCATAGGCGTATTTGGTGATTTTTCCTTTTGAATCCTTTATATCGATGCCAAGAATCCCTTTTAAGTCCAAAGATGCAACGTTCTGATGAGGAGTAATCGGTATTGCGACGACCATCATAGGTGAGTATTGCGCATCTTCCTTCACGATGATTTCAGCATTTTGCGGGCCGTTATTTTCAGTGAAGGGGAAGAATTTTATTTTTTCAAAACTACCGTTATTATGTTCTAAATCGAAGGGAATAACCACCAGAGCATCATAATGTCCGTCGGGTAACTTGAGCAATTTGCCGAGCTTTGCCCCATCCTTCGGTTTTTCTCCATATTGCTGAAACAACACCGCATCTTTGGTGGATAATGGATGTCCTGAAACTTTAAGGGAAATGGAAAGTAGGGCTCCTCCTGGAATACAGGTTTCGTTACAAACGAGCCATTCGGTTTTAGCTTTTATCTCGATTCTTTCACCGGGCTTAGCAGTATCGGGAATTTTCACCCGGGACATAAGGATCGTTTCTTTCCCATAACCAAACCCAACAATTCCCCCATAAATAAACCATGAAGGAATCGGATAGAGAGTGGGGGAGAAAGTGACTCCAGCGGTCGATGAAGACCATTGGATATCCGTAGGAATCCCGCTTTCCCCGGGATTTGACCAATATATATGCCAATGGTCTCTGATATTGAATTTCACGCCAACGAGGAACTCTTGGCCGGGGGAAACAGTCTCAAACTCCGAGAGAAGATTCTCCTGAACCAATTCCGCTGAAGTCGGCGCTTTCGAGGCTGGAGCAAATTGTGTAAATGAAAAAAGTAAGATAGCAGAGATGCTTAAACAACGAATAAAACTTTTCGATAGAGACAGAATCATAGCTCCAAATTATACACCATTTAAGGAAAAACCACTCAAAAACATTACCATGATTTTCCGGCTGTACTAAACCAATCAGTGATTCCCCTGTTTTACCCCCAAGGATTTAGCATGGGTATCTTAGGTGAATTTTATAGCTCCTACCTGAGTAAAATGGTGAATTAAAACGAGGAAAGATAAAATGAATAGACTCAGCAAATCTGTCCGCGTTTTCCCGCCACACCATGGGCGATCGGGTTTTCGCCAATCCATCGTTCATCAATAGGCTCTGAAGCAAGTTGATAACGGGTATCCGAAGACAGGCGTATCTTTTCCGTTTGATTATCGAGCGAAGAATGGATCATACGCATGCCAAAACTAAGAAAATCACCCACTTTGAAATCAGCGCTAAGCCAACGCCCCCCGATTTTATTTTGTAGCCTTGCAGCACTATTACTCAAGGCGCCGCTAAAAGTAAATTGCGGCCAACTTTTTTTACCGGACTCGATATCTTTAGCATCACTGAAATTCGTACAGTATGTATCTACATCACGATCCAAGTAACGTTTGATCATGGGAGATTTCTTATGAGAGTCTTCAAGGACCATAATTGTTCCCATCTCCATCGGGGTATCGCCATACGGCACCCATGCTGTGAATAAATTGCTTGTTCCGCGTCCCATATAAACGATATCACAATGAGGATTGATTCCAGGCAATCCGCCTGAAACAGCCCTTAACCAACGAAAATCAAAATGTCTCACTTCTCCCCCAAGTAACCGTTGGTAAAAGGCCATCATCGTCTGACCAAAAACGACGTTTTTAAGAGCAACACTGCCCATGGCATATTCAGGAGCAAAACCGATTTTTTTCTCTGGATGAGAGATTCCCTCCATCAACGGAAAATCGGGATGCACAAAACCGTCCTTGGCCATTTTCTCCAAAAGTTCACGACGTGCCTCAATAACATCATCGTGGTTTAAAACACCTTTGAAGTAGAGATAACCATCTTCTGACATGCGCTGACGTATCTCTAAAGGATTACTAAAAATATCTGATGAATCTCTTAAAGAACCAAAATGCTCGGGAGAAGCATTGATGATTTCCCCATGGTTCTTTTGTGTTAAAATAGATGTATTCATCGATAAATATTATCTTGTTTACTTGAAAAATGAATGGCTTGTTTGGTATTCTATATGTATAAAATGGTATTATAATGAATAGTATGAATTTTCATGAGCGACTCCTGAATCATCATAATACAAAGCTTGGAAGCATATCCATGAGTGGTTACATCCCCAAAGCCACGGGTATAAGTAAGAAAAAAATGCGTCTTTTGGGAAAATATGCCGTTGTCTATATTTTAAAAGGAAAGGGGAGGTTTGGAGATAATCTCAGTCATGATATTAGTTTTAAAGAAGGAAGTCTCCTTTATCTTTTTCCAAAAGTCTCACATTTTTATGAACCGATCGATGAAGAGTCTTGGGAGGAGATCCATTTCATATTTTCCGGTCCCCAATTCGACTTCCTAGAAAAACGAGGAATCCTTGATCCTCAAAATCCCGTTCGACAGCTTGAACCGATTTCATACTGGCGTAATCGATTCTTTGAATTAATCGGAAACCCGAAATGTTCAAATGAACGTCAAGGCCTAGGTGAGGTGCTCAAACTATCTGGAATACTTTCTGAAATTGATTGTTTAGAGGGTTATCAAAATCATGAGCTTACTGAAGATGCTGTATGGTTAGATCGTGCAAAAAGCCTCATAATAAATTATCAACAAGTTGATATTGATTATAATAGTATATCCCGCCGGATGAATCTCTCATATGAGACATTCAGAAAACGATTTACTGGACTGGCAGGGTTATCTCCTGGCCGCTACCATGTGCGTATACTCATGGAAAAGGCAGTATCCCTGATCATTCATGATCGTTTAAGCAATAAGGCTATCGCGGATGAACTTGGTTTTTGTGATGAATTCCACTTTTCCAAACGTTTTCGTTCTGTTATGGGAATGAGCCCGCGTGCTTATCGACTTTACTTGCCGACACCATGAGTTTTTATCTATCCTTGACTGAAATCAAAAATTTAACCTATGGATTCTAGCCAAATCATCATTATCATAGCGGGATTTGCTGCCGGGCTGATGAATTCGGTAGCGGGTGGGGGAACCATTCTTACTTATCCGGCTCTTCTTGCTGCTGGATTGACGCCGATCGAGGCGAACGCCACGAGCACAGTGGCCTTGTTGGCAGGGATCCTTAGTAGCATCGGGGGGTACCGGAAAAGGATTGGAACTGTCACTTTATGGCTGAAGACTTTTATTCCGGTCAGTGTGATCGGAGGATTATTTGGCGCGGTTCTCCTCTTGCAGACGCCCGAGAAGACTTTTGGGATTTTGGCACCATTTTTGATCATGGGTGCAACGGTACTTTTTGGGTTCCAAGGACTCCTTCAAAAGATATTTAATCCGACAAAGTGTGCCCCGAAAAATTTGGAGGAATCAAAAAAATGGTGGATCATCTCAATCGGGATCCAACTCTTGGTGTCTATTTATGGGGGATATTTTGGGGCCGGTATCGGGATTATGATGTTAGCATCTCTGAGTATACTGGGATTTCAGGACATCCATGAGATGAATACAGTTAAAACCATCCT
This genomic window contains:
- a CDS encoding thioredoxin family protein, with translation MILSLSKSFIRCLSISAILLFSFTQFAPASKAPTSAELVQENLLSEFETVSPGQEFLVGVKFNIRDHWHIYWSNPGESGIPTDIQWSSSTAGVTFSPTLYPIPSWFIYGGIVGFGYGKETILMSRVKIPDTAKPGERIEIKAKTEWLVCNETCIPGGALLSISLKVSGHPLSTKDAVLFQQYGEKPKDGAKLGKLLKLPDGHYDALVVIPFDLEHNNGSFEKIKFFPFTENNGPQNAEIIVKEDAQYSPMMVVAIPITPHQNVASLDLKGILGIDIKDSKGKITKYAYAIDLPLVFTSAAIDQDHLPQSADSNQSLPYPIQIAFMFLLAFAGGIILNIMPCVLPVISLKIISFVQHSQDSKGQTFKLGLWFALGILISMWGLTAATLAVQFAGHQIGWGFQFQSPAYVLAMITLCLLITLNLFGVFEVLFFPTASTMQLAQKSGVSGAFFNGVLAVVLATPCTAPFMGAALGFAFVQPAWVIILIFTAIGLGLATPYVILSAFPSLLKFLPKPGAWMNTAKQFLGFPMLATAIWLIWVFNAQQGRDATTLVLFFLLVVSFGFWIYGKFQVTGKQSGFLIALLITLVGFLTLVIPALKTNPEKPGENTVSSSLKWSPQRVQEALKNGQAVFVDFTADWCLSCKVNERAVLKTEEIQDLFKDKDVLFLIADWTSYNPQITATLKEFGRSGVPLYLYYPPGLSQPVILPEVLTKEILRKTILEK
- a CDS encoding phytanoyl-CoA dioxygenase family protein, which codes for MNTSILTQKNHGEIINASPEHFGSLRDSSDIFSNPLEIRQRMSEDGYLYFKGVLNHDDVIEARRELLEKMAKDGFVHPDFPLMEGISHPEKKIGFAPEYAMGSVALKNVVFGQTMMAFYQRLLGGEVRHFDFRWLRAVSGGLPGINPHCDIVYMGRGTSNLFTAWVPYGDTPMEMGTIMVLEDSHKKSPMIKRYLDRDVDTYCTNFSDAKDIESGKKSWPQFTFSGALSNSAARLQNKIGGRWLSADFKVGDFLSFGMRMIHSSLDNQTEKIRLSSDTRYQLASEPIDERWIGENPIAHGVAGKRGQIC
- a CDS encoding AraC family transcriptional regulator, with product MSGYIPKATGISKKKMRLLGKYAVVYILKGKGRFGDNLSHDISFKEGSLLYLFPKVSHFYEPIDEESWEEIHFIFSGPQFDFLEKRGILDPQNPVRQLEPISYWRNRFFELIGNPKCSNERQGLGEVLKLSGILSEIDCLEGYQNHELTEDAVWLDRAKSLIINYQQVDIDYNSISRRMNLSYETFRKRFTGLAGLSPGRYHVRILMEKAVSLIIHDRLSNKAIADELGFCDEFHFSKRFRSVMGMSPRAYRLYLPTP
- a CDS encoding sulfite exporter TauE/SafE family protein, coding for MDSSQIIIIIAGFAAGLMNSVAGGGTILTYPALLAAGLTPIEANATSTVALLAGILSSIGGYRKRIGTVTLWLKTFIPVSVIGGLFGAVLLLQTPEKTFGILAPFLIMGATVLFGFQGLLQKIFNPTKCAPKNLEESKKWWIISIGIQLLVSIYGGYFGAGIGIMMLASLSILGFQDIHEMNTVKTILAFAINVIAAVYFILFAPIAWMNVILLACGAFTGGYLGAVIAQSVNQKFVRLFVVLIGCIITLNLFYKQFFTP